DNA from Nitrospira sp.:
CGGATCCGCAGAGCATGACCCTTTGGTACGTTCGAAATTTGAACTGCTGCGACATGCTCGGTGACCCTCCGGAGTGTCTCGCTGAATTAGGACCCTTGTCTGCTCAAGACCCCATTGCTCCAATGACTACGATGCGTTCGCTCCAAGCCAAGGCCCCTCCGTGGCCGAGACGCCGACGTACGAATTGTTCGAGCCGACGTTGTTCGTCACGAGAGGTGCGAATAAATTCGATGCCGACTCTAAAGCCATTGACCCACCTGACGGCGGCCAATGGCACATGTAATGGCATCTGCAGGTCTGGTAAGAACAACCGTAATTGGACATACTCTCCCGCAGACATTTTTTGAGGACTTTCCAGGAGGCAGCCAGGAAGAGACAGGTCGAGCATGCGTCCCTCGCCGACGGCACTCTCTCCGGCGAACATAATCGAACATTCCACCGGCACCCGTTGACTGTATCGAGCCTGCATGGCGCCTCCTTCGTGCTGTGCCCCGGATTTTCGCGTATAAGTCGGTTCGTCTGTGCTTGCAACTTTATGCTAAGACGGATTCGAGGCCTAGTCCCCGAAATTGGTACCCCTTTGGAAGGATCTCTTGATCGATCGCCCATGTTCAATCGCGATCCACATGGTTTTGAACTGGCCTAGAAAGGAATCCACCTATGAGCAAGATAACCGTGGCGGGACTATTGGTCGAAACGCTCGCCCTCGCCGGGGTCAAGAGAGTCTATGGAGTCGCCGGGGACTCTCTCAATGGCATCACGGATTCCATCCGCAAACGAGATGATATCCGATGGGTGTCGGTGCGGCACGAAGAGACGGCGGCGTTTGCCGCCGGGGCCGAAGCGCACCTGACCGGTCGCGTGGCAGTATGCGCCGGAAGCTGCGGGCCGGGCAATCTGCATCTGATCAACGGACTCTATGATGCGCACCGAAGCCGGGTGCCGGTTCTAGCCATTGCTGCGCACATTCCCAGCCGCGAGATCGGCAGCGGCTATTTCCAGGAGACCCATCCCGAGCAGCTGTTTCGCGAGGGTAGTCATTTTTGCGAACTGGTCTCGCATCCGGCGCAGATGCCTCGCCTCCTCGAGATCGCGGTGCAAACCGCATTGTCGCGTCGCGGTGTGTCCGTGCTCGTGATTCCCGGCGACATCGCCTTGCAGCCCGCCGTGGTGAACCACCCGCGCCTCCGATTGGCGGCCGTATCGCCGATGGTGCGGCCATCCGACGATGAGATCGGCCGGTTGGCCGACCTGTTGAATGGGGCGCGCAAGATCACAATTTTAGGCGGAGCCGGCTGCGCGGATGCTCACGATCAGTTGATGGACCTGGCGGGCAAGCTGCAAGCGCCGATCGTTCACACGATGCGCGGCAAGGAATTCATCGAGTACGATAATCCCTTCGACGTCGGCATGACCGGGCTGCTCGGCTTCGCCTCCGGTTACTATGCCATGATGAACTGCGAGACGTTGTTGATGCTCGGCACCGACTTCCCCTATCAGCAATTCTTTCCGGAACAGGCCACGATCGTCCAAATCGATATTCGGGGTGAGCAGCTCGGCCGGCGGACCAAAGTGGATGTGGGGCTGGTCGGTGATGTGAAGGCCACGCTCACGGCTCTCTCACCCAGGGTCAAGCAGAAGCGCGATGCCGGCCATCTGCAGGAGGCGCTGCAACATTATCAAAAAGCGCGGCAAGGGCTTGACGACCTGGCCTCGGGAGAGCCTGGGCGCAAGCCGATCCATCCGCAATATGTCGCCAGGGTGCTGAACGAGGTGGCGGCGGAAGATGCCATTTTCTCCTGCGATGTCGGCACGCCGACGCTGTGGGCGGCGCGATATCTCACACTGAACGGCAAGCGGAGATTACTGGGGTCCTTCACACACGGGTCCATGGCCAACGCACTGCCGCAAGCGATTGGAGCGCAACTGAGCCATCCCGACCGTCAAGTGATCACGCTGTCGGGGGATGGCGGGCTGGGCATGCTGATGGGCGATCTGCTGTCGCTTCGGCACCTGCAAGCGCCGGTCAAGCTGGTGGTCTTCAGGAACGACGCACTCGGCTTCGTGGAACTTGAAATGAAGGCGGCGGGATTCCTGGATTTTGCTACGGATCTCCACAATCCCGACTTTGCAAAGATGGCCGAGGCGGCCGGGCTGCTGGGTTTGACGGCAGAGGTGCCCGAACAGGTGCGTCCCACGCTACTCCAAGCACTCAATCATGACGGCCCGGCCCTCGTTGAAGTGCTGGTGAACCGTCAAGAACTCGCCATGCCGCCGTCCATCGAGTTGGATCAGGTGATCGGGTTCAGTCTCTACATGATCAAGGCGGTGCTCAATGGACGAGGCGACGAGATCATCGACCTCGCAACAACCAATGTGTTCCGGTGAACTCGACTGTGAATAGAGCGGAGGGCCCACTCGGGGGTCTCATTCGTCTTGCTTCAGCCTCGACGGGCGGAGCGCCTGTGTCACGTCGGAAGTCTCAGCCTGTCGGCCCTGGGCAGGTCAGGTAAGACGCGGTGCAGGATCGCTCGATCTCGATCAATCTGGGCCCAGGCGGATGGCGGTATCCGTACAATCGGGAGAGGGCGATTGCCGACGGGTCCTGTCGCCTTAAAATGAGAGCGCTGCTCGCTCATCTTGATCTTTGATTGATGCCGCAAATCGTTTCATGCGATCTATCAGCGCCTTTTCTTCAGGGTCCAGCTTGTCTTCACTCTTGAGCGGAAGGAGGACGGCGTAGGGGACCGATTTGACGACGGCGGCAAAAATGTGGTGCGCGGCCTCGGCGCTGATCCCGCCTTCCTTCGTCTCCAGCATCTCCAGGAAACGGTTCATGCCTTTTCGCTTCCCGTCGTACGCCCCCTTGACGGCCGCTTCACTCACCACTTCCAATTGCTTGAAGTAGGGGTCAAAGTTCCCGCTCTTGGCCAGGCTTTTTTGTTCCATTACTTCCAGAGCGATTTTGTCGATCCACGGAGGCGATACCCAAGCCACCGCCTTGTCAGGGATCATCCAGAAGGAGGCAATGACCAGCAATGTGCTGAACAAAACGTTTTTCGGGAGACACGAAGTCATCTTCATTTCCTTTGGTTGAAGTGTGGAGGGTGACCGATTTTGTAGGTCAGATCCGTCGTCTGTCTGACTCAACAACACCTGTTCGAAATAGACGGCGTCTCCGTTTGACACCTGCAATTTGAAGACCACCTTACGGAGATCGTAATGAACGGCAATTCAAGTGCGCTCTTGCGAATGGTGAGCTGAGGAAAGGGCGAAGACGCACGGTGCGCACAGTGCATTGGTGCTCATGCATCGATTGAAGCGAGACAAAGAGAGGCGATGAATCATCGGCGTCGGGAGAATCGTGCTGTGGCGATGCTGATGCGCAGGCTTCGTCGGCTGGTGGTCACATGGCGTCCTGTTCCGGATCGAGATCGAATATCCGAGAAAGAAAACCCTCAGCGTCGATCGGCTGAAAGCCCGAGAGAACCGGGACTTCTCAGCCATTGGAAGAGTGCTCATGTCTCGCATGTCTTTGCGCACAAATTCTTTCAAGCGACCTCGTCATTCCCTCAATCGGCTCACGCTATTTCACTAGAGTTCGCGATAGGTCGCGAAATATCGCGGCAGGAGAACCATGCGAATAGGCTTCGATGGCCTATTTCCCGGCATGCTCGTATCTACGCAATTGTAATCATAACGTTTTATGCCAAAGCCTGTGTCGCGACGTTACATGGCATCTCATTTGCTTAGGATTAAGCGCATCACATACTCCAATCTGAACCAGGTAGTCTTCGCGATAGACCGACTCATATGGAACTGACATTCTAGGGTCGCCTTTCATCCTACAGGTGAAAGCCATCGGCAACCGCCGCCGCATGTTCCGTTCACTGAATAGGACGCATACAGGTCTTCCGGTAATGAATCAGAGCGAGGTGTGGGAAGAAGACTGTTCGATCGAGCAAGAATCTACATGCGTGCCTGCTGGGAAAGCGGGCGTGAAGATGGGCGACCAACAACAATCAGAAAGGACATCATTATGAGACGACACGGCCTTTGGGGACTCATTGTCTTAACAGGGTGGTGGTTCTTAACAACCTCTGTCGCCGCCGCGGCCTCCGAAAGTGGGCAGCCTCATCCACAGCTTCTTCCTGGAGATCGGGTGCTTCTCGGCACCGTCGTAGAAGTCAGAAGTGACCAGGCACGTATCGACACCGGAGAAGTGGAACCCCGGTACATTCCCATGGGGGTGCGGAAGGCAAAGGGCCTGCCGGACCTCAAACAAGGGGACCGCATCGAGATCACGGTCAATGATCAAAATCTGCTGGTCGATGTGCATAAGGCCGGTGAGTCAGGCCACCATCGTGTGGTGCACGGTCAACTCGCCGGGCCGATGGAAACCGGACTCGATAAGGCGGTGATACGTACGACGAATGGGAAAGAAGAGTCTCACTTCGTGCGTCCGGTCGCGAGAAGCAAGGTGGCCTCCGTTCCGGTCGGCGTGGATGCCGTGTTCCTCCTCGATGAACTGGACAAGGTCGTTGATGTGACCTATGGCAACATGGAAGCCGTGCATCGAGCGGCGGAACTGTGGCAAAAGAAAACTCCTCTCAAGGGCAACCTGAGCCGAATTGTCGGGGTGATTCAGAAGCCCTTGGCGGATAATGCGATTACCATCCGAATCGAAGGCGGCAGAGAGCACTCGTATCAGGTGCGGCCGCTCATTCAACCGAGGCTGGCGAAGCTCTCCAAAGGCGATGCAGCCGTGCTTTTGGTGGATGATGAAAACATGGTGACCGACGTCGCATTCGTGCCGAAACAATAAATGCACGCGAACATGGTCACCTGTGTTCTCAAGATCGGGATGGATGGCGGAGTGCGAATGACAGCAGGAAGGCAGTGCCAATGAATATGAGTCCGTGAGTCGCACAGGCAGCACAGACCTATTCGGCGTCGTTGCACGATGTTCTTGCACGACCCCTGGGCTTTGTCCCAGTAGACGACCGAGAGGGAGGATGCGAGAGAAGTCCATGGTGAGCGCCTGCGTCTGAATCGGTAAGACAACAGCTAAGCAGTCAACAAGGCTGTTCAGCGAATACGAAGAGGATCGCATGACCATGCCGGATCTCCCCGCCGGTGGAAGCAAGACCGTGGCTCAGATCGACGCCACGAATGCGCTGAAGTTTTACGCTGAGCAGAACGGCTTGTCGGTCGCGGCCGCATTATTGTCGACCCACACGGTCGGCGCGCCGGTGGTGGATGCGGACGGCGCATACCTGGGGTTCATCAACGAATGGGATGTCATGAAAGCGCTTGATCTGGGACGGGATCTTTGGAGATTGCAGGCGCAGGATATCATGCGGAAGGATCGGTTGGTGATTACGCCTCTGACGACCATTGCTGAGGCGGCGAAGATCATGGAGCAGCATCAGGTCTTGAACCTGCCGGTCGAGCGTGACGGCGCAGTGGCGTATTCCGTTTCTCAGCACGATCTCCTGCGGGCGCGAATCGGCGGGCATTGGGAGATCTTGTCCAGAGACGTGGATTTCGATTGACTGGGCGGCCACCTTCGAAGGGCAGCCGTGTCAGCAATGAAAAGGCGGCTGGAGCAGAGGTGACTCGTAACGAGAAAGTGAGGTGCGACATGTCGCAGAAGCAAACCAAAAGAAAATCAGCGGCCTCTCGTCCTCCAGTCAAACAGAGAGAGGACCCACTGGCATACGAAATGTGGCTGACTAGGGAAATTGAACATGGACCGGTGGAAGAGCGGGGCGCTGCAGAAGGGCTCTTACTGAAAGAGCTTCAACGGCGAGAACCCCGGAATCGGTTGGGAAGCAAGACACTGAAGAAGAACGTGTCGAAATAACCTCTCCTTTACCGGCGGCCTAGCCCCCACCGTTTCGTAGAGGCGGTGCGACCACTAAGAGCTGGCCAGGGAAATGTCCGATGAACACCACAGGCGCAACTGGTCTGAGCCCGGGGCAATTGAGCCAGTTGGCGGTCAACACGATCCGATTTCTATCAGTGGATGCGGTGCAGAAGGCTGATAGCGGCCATCCAGGGCTGCCGCTGGGGGCCGCCCCCATGGCCTATGTACTGTGGACCAGATTTCTTCAACATAACCCGACCAATCCGTACTGGTTCAATCGAGACCGATTCGTCTTGTCGGCCGACCACGGGTCTATGCTGCTGTACAGCTTGCTGTATCTCACGGGCTATGATTTGTCGCTCGAACAGATTAAGCAGTTTCGTCAATGGGGCAGTCTCACGCCCGGGCACCCTGAGCGCAGCCTGACGCCAGGCGTAGAAACCACCACCGGTCCGCTCGGCCAAGGGTTTGCCAACGGAGTCGGAATGGCGATCGCGGAAGGCCACCTCGCCGCCCGCTACAACCGCCCGGAGCACCCCATCGTCGATCACTACACCTACATCCTGGCCAGCGACGGCGACCTGATGGAAGGGGTGGCGGCGGAAGCCGCCTCGCTGGCGGGTCATTTGAAACTTGGCAAACTGATCTGCCTCTACGATGACAACCACGTCACACTCTCCGCCACGACCGACATCACGTTTACGGAAGATCGTGCCCGGCGTTTCGCGGCATACGGCTGGCATACACAGTCGGTTGAAAATGGAAACGATCTTGCCGCGATCGACTACGCCCTGCGGGCTGCGCAAGCAGAGAGCGAGCGTCCCTCTCTCATTCTCGTGCGCACGCATATCGGGTACGGATCACCTCACAAACAGGACACGTTTAAAGCGCACGGTTCTCCGCTCGGTGAAGACGAAGTGAAGGCGACGAAACAGGCGCTGGGCTGGCCGGTCCATCCACCGTTCTACGTTCCAGATGAGGCACTGGCGCATTTCCGTCTGGCCGTTGAACAGGGCGCACGAGCCGAAGCGGAATGGGCTATGAAATTTTCGGAGTACTCGAAGGTCTTCCCCGACCTGGCCGATGAATTTCAGCAGAGGATGGCCGGCGACTTGCCTCAAGGCTGGGATACCGCCATCCCGACCTTCCAGCCGGATCCGAAAGGCATCGCGACCCGCACTGCTTCAGGCAACGTGTTGAAGGCACTCGCTCAGAACCTTCCCTCGTTGATCGGTGGGTCCGCAGATCTAGACCCGTCCACCCGCACGGCGCTCACGGCAATGGGGGATTTCGAGAACACGATCGCCGAGGCCGGGAACCTGCAAGGATCGACGGGGGGCGGCTGGAGTTATGCGGGACGCAACCTGCACTTCGGTGTGCGCGAGCATGCGATGGGATCCATCGCGAATGGATTGGCGGTGCACGGCGGGATCATTCCCTTCACCGCGACGTTTCTTATTTTCTCGGACTACATGCGCCCGCCGATTCGGCTGGCGGCGCTCATGGAACAGCGGGTGGTCTTCGTGTTCACCCACGATAGCATCGCGCTTGGCGAAGATGGGTCCACGCATCAACCGGTCGAGCAATTGGCATCCCTGCGCGCAATCCCCAACTTGATCGTCATCCGCCCCTGCGATGCGAACGAGACCGCCGTCGCTTGGCGTGTCGCCATCGAAAGCCGCGATCGTCCGGTCTCACTGATTTTGACGCGTCAGTCCGTTCCCACACTTGATCGGGTTCAATTTACGACGGCGGAAGGCTTGCGGCGCGGCGCCTATATTTTGGCCGATCCTCCCCATGGCACACCGGATCTCATCCTGATCGGCACCGGTTCGGAAGTCAGTGTGATCGTCGACGCGCGCAACAAACTGGCCGAGAGCGGGATCCACGTTCGGATCGTCTCCATGCCGAGCTGGGAGTTGTTCGATGCCCAGCCGCAACATTATCGAGACTCCGTTCTGCCGCCCTCAGTTTGCGCGCGGCTTGCGGTGGAGGCCGGCGTGACCCAGGGCTGGTGCAAGTATGTGGGCGAGGAGGGTGGTGTGATCGGAGTGGATCGTTTCGGCGCATCGGCTCCTGGAGAAATACTCATGCGCGAGTACGGTTTCACCGTGGAGCATGTGTGCACACGTGCCATGGAGTTAATGAAGAGGACACGGTTTGGTGTTCAGAGATGACCGTACAGCAAGCCGTGAGGCTGATCCCACATGATGCCGGGTGGGATTGTCGCAGATAATGGGAGCATTGTCTTGAAGAAACCATCGATAGAGGCGTTGCGCGAGTCCTGACACCGATGAAACCTGAATTCAAAGTGGGGGATCATGTGGAGTGGAACTCGGAAGCGGGCAAGGTCCGCGGAACGATCAAAAAAAAGGTCGTTTCTCCCGTCAGGTTTAAAACATACACCGTCCGCGCCTCGAAGGAGGAGCCGCAATACTTGATCAAGAGCGACAAGACCGACCACTTGGCCATGCATAAAGGTTCGGCGCTCACCAAGATCGGCACAAGCAGACGCGGATCTAAGAAACGTCTGAAGTAGAAGAAGCGGAACATGACCGATCGAGTTCGTAAACTTCTCAGCTGCTGCCAAGGAGAAAATCCCGGTCTGCCGGCCAATCCGGCCCAACTGCACAATCGCAGACGGTCTATCGGGCGTCGAACGCATGTACAAGATCTGCAGAGAGAGGTTTTGGTGGAGAGAACCATCGGTGTTGTATCACGGACGACCTGCCGATGAGTCTCGTGGTCCCTCATCCGATTCGACAAGGAGGGCAGGATGGATCAGGAGACGTTGGGATTTCCTCTTTGGCTTCGCATCAACCATGTCATCAATCTGTTTTGCATTTTTCTGTTGATGCGGAGCGGTGTGCAGATTCTTGCGGACCATCCGAAGCTCTATTGGAACGATGACACCACGCCGGGGAGCGAATGGATCAAATTCGGAAAGAAAGTCATGCCGAAGGATCGCCTCTGGACCTCAATGGACGAGGCCGAACACGTCAACTCCGTCGTTGCCCTCCCTGGAGGACATCACAACCTCGGAGCGGCCAGGAACTGGCATTTCTTGATCGTTCCATTATGGATCATGAACGGCCTCAGTTATGTGACCATGCTCGGTGCGACCGGCGAATGGCGACGACTCATTCCCGTCAGCTGGACGATTGTCCCTCAAGCCTGGGAGAGTGTCGTGACCTATGCCAGTTTTCAGATCCCGCCGGACAGCGCGTTTCACCCCTATGATCCGCTGCAACAGCTCACTTATGCGGCGGTGGTTTTTCTCGTCGCCCCGTTGATGATCCTGACCGGGGTGTGCATGTCTCCGGCGTTCATCGCGCGTTTCCCCTGGTATCCGAAACTCTTCGGCGGGCGGCAAGCCGCGCGCAGCCTCCATTTTATCGGATTGATGACTTTAGTGGTCTACACGTTGGTGCACCTCACGCTGGTCGTGGTGGTGCACTTCCCAGAAGACATCGGCGACATGGTGCTGGGTTCAACCAACCAGAATGTGGCGCTCGCGCTCTGGATCGCCTCGATCGTGTTGATCGGGGTCGTGCTCTTTCATATCTGGGCCACGGTCTATACGCTGCGCCATCAACGACGATTTCAGGTTCACGCCACTGCGTTCGTCGAACCGCTCATGCGGTTCCTGTTCGGAGGCCTGCGGTCCCGCCAGCAATACGGCAAAGATCAGATTTCGCCATACTTTCATGTGAATGGGTACCCGCCGGAATCGGAGACCTATACGAAGCAGGCTGAAGCCCAGTTTACGGAATGGCGAATGACCATCGGCGGGCTGGTGGAACGGCCGCTGGTGTTGTCTCTGGCGGACCTTCGTGCGCTCCCCAAGCAGGAGCAAATCACGAAGCACAATTGTATTCAGGGATGGTCGGCCGTGGCGGAATGGGGAGGGGTCAGGATGAGCACTATCCTGGACATGTGCAGGCCCCTGCCGCAGGTGCGGTATGTGGTCTTCCATGCGTTTCCGCAGGCGGAATATGCGCCGCTCACCTATTACGAAATCGTGACGTTGGATGAAGTCCGCGACCCGCACACTATTCTGGCCTATGAAATGAATTGGAAACCGCTGCCGATTCCGCATGGAGCCCCCTGCCGCCTGCGCATCGAAATAAAGACGGGATACAAGATGGTGAAATATCTTCGTGCCATCGAGCTGGTGGACACATTTGCCGGTATCGGGGAAGGACGTGGAGGCTACAGGGAAGACCATCAGTACTATGACAAGGTGGCGGCGATCTGATGCCCTGTCTCGCGTTGGTGTGAGGCCGGACCAGACCCGCTGATCGAATATATGGTGAACGTCACAACAGAAGACACGAAGGAGAGACGAGAATGAAGGCCAATCCCTTGAAGACATTGGAGACATTCGGTCAATCAGTCTGGTTGGACTACATCCGACGCGATTTGATCACCGGCGGGCAGCTGCGGCGGCTGATTGAGGAAGACGGCCTGCGGGGAATGACCTCGAATCCTGCTATTTTCGAGAAGGCGATCGTGGGGAGCCATGAGTATGACGAGGACATTCGCGCCATGGCCCGTCAGGGGCGAAAGGTGGACGCCATCTATGAAGCGCTCAGCCAGCGAGATGTGCAGGGCGCCGCAGATGTGTTCCGACCGGTATACGACGAGACCGACGGGAAGGACGGCTATGTCAGCTTGGAGGTAAGTCCCCATCTGGCGCATGACACCAAAGGCACGGTGGAAGAGGCGCGCCGACTGTGGAAGGCGCTGGCCCGGCCCAACGTCTTCATCAAGGTTCCTGCCACGAGCGAGGGGCTGCCTGCCATCCAAGAACTCATCAGCGAAGGCATCAACGTCAACGTGACATTGCTGTTTGGGTTGCCGCGGTATCGCCAGGTGGCGGAGGCGTACCTCGCCGGTCTCGCCGCGCGGGCCGCGCGCGGGAAGCCCCTGAAGCCGGTGGCCTCGGTGGCCAGTTTCTTTGTCAGCCGTATCGACAGCTTGGTGGATCCCGTGCTGGATCACATCATCCAACAAGGCGGTGGGCAGGCGGCGCTTGCGAAGGCCCTGCGCGGGCAGGTCGCCGTCGCTAATGCGAAGGCGGCGTACCAACTCTACAAGGAGATCTTCGGCAGCGGTCGGTTTAAAACATTGGTCGATCAGGGGGCTCGTGTCCAGCGTCTGCTCTGGGCCAGCACCAGTACGAAGAGCCAGGGTGAGAGCGATGTAAAATACGTGGAGGCCCTCATCGGCCCGGACACGGTCAATACAGTGCCCCTTCAGACGCTTGAGGCCTATCGCGACCACGGCGATCCGAAGGCTCGCCTCGAACAACATGTCCAGGAAGCCCGCCTTCTATTGGAGCGGTTGCCCGAAGTCGGCATCAACCTCGACCAGGTGACACAGCAACTAGAGGACGACGGTGTTGAGAAGTTCAACAAGCTCTTCGACAAACTGTTGCAGACCTTGGCAAGCACGTCGTCTCACAGGTGAGGAGCTGTGAACATACGTCACCGCGAAGTGAGTCGGACACCCTACGAGGGGCTGAGCAGCTTCAACACCACGGATCAAAAGGCACTACGGGCGAAACTCTCACCGCAACAGGTTCCGCGTACCGAGCAGGGACGAGCCGATCGATAAGATTTATGCGGAGAGCTTTTGTGGCACGGACCATCTATGCCACGTTCTGAAAGAAGCAGAAGCGATGGTCAACGTGGCGATGGAGGGATCGCACAACTGAAGGAGAAATCGTGAGTATAGACAGGGCTGACGACAACCCCCTCTCCAGGCATGCACAGAGGGAGGTCGAAGGATTCGAGTGCCTGGCTGAGTTGGCCTTGGATCTGCGTTCGTGCTGGAACCATGGCGCCGATGACGTATGGCGGCAGCTGGATCCCATGTTGTGGGAATGTACACACAACCCCTGGGTCGTCCTGCAAGCGGTGTCCCGAGACCGGTTGCGGCGGATGTCGGCCGATCCCGCCTTCCGCAAGCAGGTCGAGACGCTCGTGCAAGCGAGGCGACACGCGGCGAACGCTTCTGCGTGGTTTCAGGCCGCCCACCCACAATCGCCTCTGACCTGCGTGGCCTATTTCAGCATGGAATTCATGTTGAGCGAAGCGTTACCCATTTATTCTGGCGGACTGGGCAATGTGGCTGGTGATCAGCTCAAAGCCGCCAGCGATCTGGGCGTGCCCGTGGTCGGCGTGGGGCTGCTCTACCAGCAAGGCTATTTTCGGCAGATGATCGATAAGGACGGCGCGCAACAGGCGCTCTTTCCTTACAACGATCCCGGGCAATTGCCGATCTCGCCGTTGCGCCAGGCGAACGGCGAGTGGTTGCGATTGGAGATCGCGCTGCCCGGTTACTCGATTTGGCTGCGCGCCTGGGAGGTCCAGGTCGGTCGAGTACGGCTGTATCTGCTGGACAGCAATGATGCGGCGAATTTCCCGGCTCACCGAGGCATTACCAGCGAGCTGTACGGAGGCGGGCCGGAGTTGCGGCTGAAACAAGAATTGCTGCTCGGCCTCGGGGGCTGGCGGCTGCTGGAGGCACTGAATCTCCGACCGGAAGTCTGCCATCTGAATGAGGGTCATGCCGCCTTTGCCATATTG
Protein-coding regions in this window:
- a CDS encoding Pyruvate dehydrogenase (quinone) → MSKITVAGLLVETLALAGVKRVYGVAGDSLNGITDSIRKRDDIRWVSVRHEETAAFAAGAEAHLTGRVAVCAGSCGPGNLHLINGLYDAHRSRVPVLAIAAHIPSREIGSGYFQETHPEQLFREGSHFCELVSHPAQMPRLLEIAVQTALSRRGVSVLVIPGDIALQPAVVNHPRLRLAAVSPMVRPSDDEIGRLADLLNGARKITILGGAGCADAHDQLMDLAGKLQAPIVHTMRGKEFIEYDNPFDVGMTGLLGFASGYYAMMNCETLLMLGTDFPYQQFFPEQATIVQIDIRGEQLGRRTKVDVGLVGDVKATLTALSPRVKQKRDAGHLQEALQHYQKARQGLDDLASGEPGRKPIHPQYVARVLNEVAAEDAIFSCDVGTPTLWAARYLTLNGKRRLLGSFTHGSMANALPQAIGAQLSHPDRQVITLSGDGGLGMLMGDLLSLRHLQAPVKLVVFRNDALGFVELEMKAAGFLDFATDLHNPDFAKMAEAAGLLGLTAEVPEQVRPTLLQALNHDGPALVEVLVNRQELAMPPSIELDQVIGFSLYMIKAVLNGRGDEIIDLATTNVFR
- a CDS encoding Transketolase is translated as MNTTGATGLSPGQLSQLAVNTIRFLSVDAVQKADSGHPGLPLGAAPMAYVLWTRFLQHNPTNPYWFNRDRFVLSADHGSMLLYSLLYLTGYDLSLEQIKQFRQWGSLTPGHPERSLTPGVETTTGPLGQGFANGVGMAIAEGHLAARYNRPEHPIVDHYTYILASDGDLMEGVAAEAASLAGHLKLGKLICLYDDNHVTLSATTDITFTEDRARRFAAYGWHTQSVENGNDLAAIDYALRAAQAESERPSLILVRTHIGYGSPHKQDTFKAHGSPLGEDEVKATKQALGWPVHPPFYVPDEALAHFRLAVEQGARAEAEWAMKFSEYSKVFPDLADEFQQRMAGDLPQGWDTAIPTFQPDPKGIATRTASGNVLKALAQNLPSLIGGSADLDPSTRTALTAMGDFENTIAEAGNLQGSTGGGWSYAGRNLHFGVREHAMGSIANGLAVHGGIIPFTATFLIFSDYMRPPIRLAALMEQRVVFVFTHDSIALGEDGSTHQPVEQLASLRAIPNLIVIRPCDANETAVAWRVAIESRDRPVSLILTRQSVPTLDRVQFTTAEGLRRGAYILADPPHGTPDLILIGTGSEVSVIVDARNKLAESGIHVRIVSMPSWELFDAQPQHYRDSVLPPSVCARLAVEAGVTQGWCKYVGEEGGVIGVDRFGASAPGEILMREYGFTVEHVCTRAMELMKRTRFGVQR
- a CDS encoding Transaldolase — protein: MKANPLKTLETFGQSVWLDYIRRDLITGGQLRRLIEEDGLRGMTSNPAIFEKAIVGSHEYDEDIRAMARQGRKVDAIYEALSQRDVQGAADVFRPVYDETDGKDGYVSLEVSPHLAHDTKGTVEEARRLWKALARPNVFIKVPATSEGLPAIQELISEGINVNVTLLFGLPRYRQVAEAYLAGLAARAARGKPLKPVASVASFFVSRIDSLVDPVLDHIIQQGGGQAALAKALRGQVAVANAKAAYQLYKEIFGSGRFKTLVDQGARVQRLLWASTSTKSQGESDVKYVEALIGPDTVNTVPLQTLEAYRDHGDPKARLEQHVQEARLLLERLPEVGINLDQVTQQLEDDGVEKFNKLFDKLLQTLASTSSHR